DNA sequence from the Tachysurus vachellii isolate PV-2020 chromosome 16, HZAU_Pvac_v1, whole genome shotgun sequence genome:
gagagaaagtggaagaaatcacaacttgatgcagatcttgattcttaccgaacactcatggccaagttctcctcagatgtgacttctgccaagacttccttctacaaggaaaagcttgaagcttcctcacatgaccctcggaaattccacaacatcatctcttctctgctcaaccccccggctccaccttcttcatcctccctgactgcagaagactttgcttctttctaccaggagaagattgaggaaatctgccggaccttcacttcagccccgactgcacttacatctcagagtatggactcccctacacctttgttgtcacatttctcaactgtaacagcagaagagattctaaaactcatccagtcttgcaatcctaccacctgcccattggatccactcccttccactttgctgcagaccatctcgcaagaccttctgcccttcattacaactatcaccaatagatccatagcatctggtcaggtaccaactaccttcaagagagcaagggttattcccatcctgaagaaacctgctctggatccatcagacatcagtaactacagaccggtatcacttctctcgtttctttcaaaaattcttgaacgcattgtctttaatcaactgtctgtctatctctcacagaacaacctccaagaccccaaccagtctggctttaaagcagctcattccacagagacagcccttttagatgtctctgagaaactacatgctgctagatcagccaatctctcatctgtccttatcctccttgacctttcagcagcgtttgatacggtcaaccataagactctcttagccaccctcaggagtcttgggatatgcggatcagcttgggaatggttcgcttcctacctggaaggacgctcatatcaggtaacatggaggggagtgacatctgctccacgcagactctccactggcgtcccacaaggctcagtacttggtcctcttcttttctccctgtatactcactctcttggtgaagttatttcctcacatgggttctcttaccactgctatgctgatgatacacaacttatcttctctttcccacccgcagatgccacagcttctgaccggatctctgcatgtctggcagaaatttcatcatggatgtctgctcatcagttaaagcttaatcctagcaaaactgagctgctcttcatcccaggtgattcatccccaggtcatgatcttgctatatccttgcacaacgatctgatctccccttcagccacagctcgcaaccttggggtaaccatggacaatcaactgtccttttcctctcatgttgctaatgtgactcgctcatgtcggtttcttctctacaacattagaaggattcgaccatttctgtccacacaggctgctcaggtacttgttcagtctcttgtcatttctagactggattactgcaatgcactgctggcaggtctacctatgaacgcaatccgtcctctgcaaatgatccaaaatgcagctgcccggcttgttttcaacctgccaaagttctctcataccaccccgctgctgcgatccctccactggcttccggtagctgcacgcatcagattcaaaacactgatgctggcctacaaagccaaaaatggaccagctccctcttacctcaaagccctcatcactcctcgcactgcaccccgcaccctccgatctaccagcactgctcgactggttccaccatctctcagggtaagaggcaagtatactacaagactcttctctgtactggcaccaaggtggtggaacgaacttcccctagaggtccggacagctgagtcactggctattttcaagcggcggttgaagacctacttattcaggaaacacttcaactagcacttctttcattatcttttgcatttaaaatgagTGAACCCGAGCCACCTTAAGCATTCTTCAGTACTGTATTTGCTTTGTGAGCATGTTTTTAATCAACATTACTGAGTATATATGCATAGTTTCAATGAAGCTGAGTGTTTAGCCACCTTAAACAGTGAATTCAATAACGATTAATGTGCATGATGCTGAACATCTTTTAAGAATTCTTTCAATTTCAGCCAAGTGAATCCACTTACTTCATTAAAAGACTTCTTTTTCTAGACATATTTCTCATTTCTGCATGCTCACCTATGTAGGCCACCTCTTTCCACACAAGCTCCTTCTCTTTCAACAGTCTCTCCAGTTCTACTTGCTTTTCCTCTTTCAGATGCCTCACTTCACAacctgttttctgtttcagctTCTCTGCAAACACATCAGGGACCGGGTTGTCACTGGATGATATAAGGATCACCTGTAGggacagaatttatttttttgagacaTATGAGGCATATGAGGCAGCCACACTCCCTGCTAGGAACATGACTAAAGAAATATTTCCAGGATGATTTGCATCTGGAAATACAAGCAGGCTTATGTTTATCATTTTCTATTTCGCTGCATCAAATGCTTATGATGCTTATGTTATGCTGCTTAAAATGCTCTATGTATCTGAACTGATGTAAAGTAACAAAGTAGACTGGGTTTTCCCTGAAAGGAATGAATTGATAAGCATAAATCAGCTTTAAGCCTCagctatattatttatttataataaataataaactatttttAAGGCAGTGATGGCTCAAACGCTTATGGCCCTGGggtgttgatcagaaggttaggTTTCAAGCCTTAAAgaaaggccattaaccctctctgctccaggggagcTGACCCTATAAATGCAATAtatgggatatgcaaagaaaatcatttcatttttctgtaATATGTATGTAAGGCTTCTTCTATGATTAATACTCAGCTATATGTCTTAAAGCAAATTATTCTGAAACTACTCTAAATaattcagtaataataataatctcactATGAAACTATGTAGGAACGTGTAGGGAGTAGCTACTTGAGGATGTGCTCATGGGTCCTGGGACTTTAAATGGATTGTTCTAGAAGTTTAGTCATTTCCCTAAAAATCACTCGTGATTAATGGCTGTCTGATCCCAACAAATACTGACTACTCACACTGGCATTGCATATTTCCTCGACTTCCTTTCCTCATTTCTGGAACGATGATAAATAAGGATTTGCGAGATGAGAAGGCCTTGCTCACTGATGTGTCACTTCAAAAACTTAAGTGAATTCACTTATTAATTTTGCCCTGTTGTATTTACTGTTATAAACTGATCTGGAAATAAAgagtacaattttttttatgtatgtgaTCAATTTATCCACAGCCTTTCTAACACTCAAGAATACTCAAGAGTAAACACAGAAGATTAATACTGtgtgaggattttttttgtagtaagTAATAATGTGTAACCCTGCAAAATGATGTACCAATCATTTTTGGGTCATTTTAACACTCTAAATCTTCATATTCCGGTGGCGGAAATTTTACTTCTAAATAGTAGTcaatgctttaaataaaaaaaaagcatcaattGTACTGTTTCAAGgttaacattattaacaaaaGTGCTTGGAAATaggtctatacacacacacacacatgcgcacacgcacgcacacacttccACAGATTAGGAGTAATGTCATCAAAGGAGCTGCTTCCCATTAAGGAAAGCCTGTAAATGTAGAGGATGTGAGGGTGTGAAATGGGATGGATCGAGAATCTCCAGACAATAAGCAGAACCAAAATAGTAAAAGGCTTTGAAAGTAATGAAAAGTGCAGGAAGAGACTGTACCAGTGTAATGACAGATCAAGTGTGTCATATGAGCAAGTCATCTGGTTTGTTTAAAATTTAAGCTGGTAGACCAACAAACAGTGCATGACAATAACCAATATTATAGAATGTGTTTTACAGCATCACTGATATTTAGAAGTAGGTGAAAATGGGTGAAGTAATGAAAGTGTAAGGCTGATTAATGTAAGGCTCAAATGAAAataagcatttacatttacagcatttagcagatgcccttatccagagcgacgtacaaaagtgcatTTAATTCTCGATCATTGAATATCTATTAttcatacaacaaacaggggagaaagtgctagttcaggTATTTCATGAAGAGGTCTTCAAACATCAACAGATCTAACTATCAACAGATATGCTAACAGATATGCTAACAGATATGCTAACAGACATGCTAATAGACATGCTAACAGACATGACCATCAACAGACATGCTAACAGGCATGCTAACAGGCATAACCATCAACAGGCATGCTAAAAGACATGCTAACAGGCATGACCATCAACAGGCATGCTAACAGGCATGCTAACAGGCATGCTAACAGACATGCTAACAGGCATTGCCATCAACAGGCATAACCATCAACAGGCATAACCATCAACAGGCATGCTAACAGACATGCTAACAGGCATAGTATACATAGTTAACAGAAAAACCAGTCTGTCAGATATTTGGGATTTGTGGCCTATTATCAGTAGTTCTACTTTAAAAAGAGAGCTTCAACTCTTAGATTAAACTTAATCCTATATAACATGTACTTTAGATGCTTAATTATGGAGGCTTTACCCTAAACATGATTCTACTCACCGCCTGACTTtccaaaaagttaaaaaattttatctgaactttatttatttagttcaaTTTTTGCTCATTCAATTTACTCATAAGAAGGAATTTGTGATTATGAATTTGTGGTTCATAGGCTACGGGATTAAGGAGTCAGTGGGCATCAGTTAGAGTTTGGGATGCACCCTGGGGACTGGAGGTTGTTGTCTCTCTGACTTATTCTTCTTGTGTTCAGTGGTGCAGACTGAAGTGCCATCTATTGGTAATAAGCTGTATGGCATTAATGCTCACTATAAAGAGGCAGAAatgtttaatgaaatattttttattatggtttatatgtgttttattgtatggctattatatgtttttgtaattaGATTGATTGGGTAAAGCAAACCATGTACCACTTGAATAAGAAATACAAACTGAAAGAGAACTGCTAGCTTGGCAGGTGCGACTTGAAAAACAGCATGTTTTAATATGACAAATCTGTACATAATCTCTACATTTAAGCACATATGATTGGATAAACTCTACAGAGATAAAGCAACCAGAAAATCTACAATCTCAACTGACTATGAAAATGAAAGTAGTGAGGAATATGTACTTTGTCATACCTTAAACAAATAATGGATGTTTAATCAGGTGAGGTTTCAAGTGCACTGATCTCAAGTAAGTTTTAACAGCCATGTTTAAATACACCAACCTCCACTCCTTCTTCCTGTAGCATGCGGATGCCAGTCAGGTCTCTGGTATTAATAGAGAGCATCTCCTCTCCGGCTGCAGACAAATAGATTTGGCCATCGGTCAAGCAGCCTGACAGGTTGCACAGGAGCAAGCGCACCAGCTCTGGATTATCCTTGCCAAAGTAACCAAACCTacattaacaaacacacacacatatcccagCATGTTGATTTTCAGGGCGATGCTAGTCAAGCCAGTCAGTCACAGAGCAAAATCTTCACAGTGTTATTCTAAAATTTGGTTCGTTTACCTGAGTACCCTCTGTTCTGCTACGGGCCAGTCAATGTCAACATCAATATCAACGCTATACTCTGGTAGCATCTCGAAGTAAGTAGTTTTCCCTCCCTATAAAATAACAGAGGAAAACATTGTTATAGAATACAAGAGTATGGTCTATTCAGAATCCTGATTAAATAAACTATCGAACACTATAAAGTCCTGAGCTCAAGATCAGGAGAGTGTATTAAGATAAACTCTTATCAACATCAGTAAAGAATAATTAGCTTCGGCCTGGCATTAAGTACTgatgtgtgaatgttttttttttgttcatgtatCATGGTTATGGAAATCTCAGTTAGCTTTTTAGGCAGTAAAATTCTCCAAAGAATCAGGTCACAAATGATAATTTAAagccttttaaaaaaacacatttgctgattaatgaacagcaaaagCCTTTATGGCCTACAGGTGGTCtgcaaaatgaagaagaaggacAAGCAGGAGGAAGACAAGGCGATGCACATGGAACAGGTGGAATAGAACCATAGAACCATCCTCAATCATTCCTAAACTCCAGGATAGGCTGGAATGGTGTTGTCGTTATATTGCTGGAATGCATAAAGAATGTACGCCTTCCCTCATTCCTATATCCCAATTTAAAGCCTAAAGTGACAACCAACTGATAAGAAACCACTTATAGCCATATCCTACCTGCAGGAGTCCTTGGTTTACAAGCTCTTTGGTGGCAAAGTAAAAGGATCCATTTTCACACAGTTCTCCATCCCAGTCTTGACGACGGGGTCTTTTGGATGGGTCCAGGTTCAGAGCCCTAGTGCTTTTGGCTGCTTGGGAAAGAGATAACACATGAGACATATCAAATAAGTTCATAAAAGAAGGTCAATAACATGCATTAGTTTAGGCTTGGGAGAATGTCTATCTTACTCTACTTATTACTGATTAAGCTAAAAATGCAATGCACACTACAattcagtaaataatgtaaaacctCGACCTTGCCAAAAAAACAGTAAGcgatttaattatgttttaatcTGCAGCCTTGTCAGTGGAATGAAGCTGCTTCAACATATAGTAATAAAAACCTCACATCATCGATGTATATTTATCTGGTTCTACAaacctccttttttttcctcttgccAGCGGAAATGGTGTCGGCGGACGACGGAGAAGACCGATTCATAGCCTTGCTTGGTCATCATTTCCACAGCCTGTTTCAGGTGGTGTGGGTGAAGGCACGGTGATGTGGCCTGGATGTTACAGATGATATCCACATCTGCAGGACATCACAACATCAAACACACGATAATGAGCAACAATCAAACAATACACTTACAAACTGAGCAATGAATCAAAACCCCAGACTTTGCATTGAATTTGTCCCAAACACTGTTTCATTCAGCCCAGGGGTTAAAGATAATGAGTCACATTATAAGTCTAATGTCAAGAGGGATGGCCCAAAGATAAAGTTTAAGTCAATCAATGAAACATCAATAATCcttataaataatttgttcatttatttagcatttatctGAACTGTACATTCTGATTTTTTAAATGGCTTAAACAGATAAGATCAAAAAACAAAGCAGGAAATACGTGTCCCATAAAGTGTGTTGTGTAAGTATTCACCCCTTTGCACTTATCTACTTTTTTGTGTAACAGCCTGAAGAAAGGATTAATAAGGATTATAaagcaaatgtatttattcagaaGTTTGACCAATTTGTGATTATGCACtacatggccaaaggtttgtggacacttgaccatcacaccAATATGTGTGTTGAACCCATTGCTGTTATTATGCTTTTCACTCACTATTCacagagcattagtgagatcagacactgatgttggagtgtgtctgtggggattagtaatcattcagctacaagaacattagtgagatcagacactgatgttggagtgtgtctgtggggattagtaatcattcagctacaagaacattagtgagatcagacactgatgttggagtgtgtctgtggggattagtaatcattcagctacaagaacattagtgagatcggacactgatgttggagtgtgtctgtggggattagtgatcattcagctacaggagcattagtgagatcagacactgatgttggagtgtgtctgtggggattagtgatcattcagctacaggagcattagtgagctcagacactgatggtgtaagagtgaggacctctggggttcagtcggtgttccagttcatcccaaaggtgttcgaTGGGGTTGactcagagtcagggctctgtgcaggacactccagttcttcactccaacattaacacaccatgtcttcatggagctcaggggctttgtgtaCGGAGGCatcgtcatgctggaacatgtttgcgtctcttagttccagtgaagggataAAACGCTACAACATACCAACACCTTCTAGACAATTGTGTACTTTTAACTTTGCCATAACAGTTTGAAGAATAACCACATATGGCTGTGAtgctcaggtgtccacaaagatcataataaataatataataataaaataaataaaatggaaatgtgaAAATTTGTTACAATACAAGTCCAGTCTTGAGtcttaaacttttaaaaaagtCTTTCTGAATCAGAAAAAAGCTCAATCCAGAAATTCATTCCAAATTAAATAACAGATCTAATCTAAGGCCgggaacattaacacaccacgTCTTCACGGAGCTCAGGGGATTTGTGCACAGTGGCATTGTCGTGCTGGCTCAGTGTCTGAGTCGCTTACTGAAGGGAAACCATAATGTTACCAAAGAATTTCTAAACAACTTTGTGGAAATATTTTGAAGAAGGACTACATAGAGAATGGATATAAACGTCAGgtatccacaaacctttggccatagaGAGCATTAGTAGCTGTGTTTATTGAGTTTATTGATCAGTTTTGTCACCTGGATTAAGAGAGATTTCCCCCACAATCATTCAAATTAGTTATAAATACAAgatgatttctttatttaaactaaCAAAACTAATTTGCTGAGCAGAATTACAATActgtattaatttatattaatacatgctataatgtatatatgcTATAATTTATAtgctttaatttatatatgcTATAAGAACTACAGAAGAGCACAGAATAACATGATCTTACCTGGGTTAAGTCTGGAAAACTCTTGTAGTGTTTCCAATGATGTCGAAGTGTCTTTAGAGACTTCTGGACTCCGTCTGTGTATCTGGGCCCCCCAGTTTTTTGCCACCCTCTCGATCTCGTCATGGTCCGTGGACACCCAGATACTGGATCAAAGAAAATGGATCAGAAGAGATCTAACAAAGCAGGACATGGAGACAGGACATGGAGACAGGACATGGAGACAGGACATGGAGACAGGACATGGAGAGTGGACGTGGAGAGTGGACGTGGAGAGTGGACATGGAGAGTGGACATGGAGAGTGGACATGGAGACAGGACATGGAGACAGGACATGGAGACAGGACATGGAGACAGGACATGGAGACAGGACATGGAGACAGGACATGGAGACAGGACATGGAGAGTGATGGCTGATGCGTTCAGTTACCTGTCAAACATCTCAGAGTCTATAGCAGCTCGTATCACCCAGCCGATGAGCGGAACTCCAGCAAGGAGCTTGATGTTCTTCAGAGGGATTCCTTTACTTCCTCCTCGGGCCAGAATTACAGCAGCGATGTGTCTCTTATCCTCTAACCTCAGGCGTTTGTTTGAGTTACTCTTGCAGTCTTCAGTAGGCACTGTGTGTTTCCTCGACGTAGCCATTCCGttactctcatacacacacacactcactcacacttacttactcactcactcactcacacgcacgcacgcacgcacgcacgcacgcacgcgcacacacactaactaactaactcacacacgcacacacactcactctctcgcaccGCAAAACGACAATAAAACAGGGATCACGTTTGCCATGTATCTCGCGCAGGTCAAGATGGATCACTTGGTGCAACGTCACCCACTGCAGCTACCGTAATCGATCACTTTAGCGCGCGCTctgtaaacagtgtttattcTTCCTTGTATGAGTAAAATTGAATAATAAAACGAGCCTCCAACACTCCACGGACCTCCTGCGTGGTCGAACAGaacgttgttattattaaaatgcacaGACGAATGACA
Encoded proteins:
- the cmasa gene encoding N-acylneuraminate cytidylyltransferase A isoform X1, with product MATSRKHTVPTEDCKSNSNKRLRLEDKRHIAAVILARGGSKGIPLKNIKLLAGVPLIGWVIRAAIDSEMFDSIWVSTDHDEIERVAKNWGAQIHRRSPEVSKDTSTSLETLQEFSRLNPDVDIICNIQATSPCLHPHHLKQAVEMMTKQGYESVFSVVRRHHFRWQEEKKGAAKSTRALNLDPSKRPRRQDWDGELCENGSFYFATKELVNQGLLQGGKTTYFEMLPEYSVDIDVDIDWPVAEQRVLRFGYFGKDNPELVRLLLCNLSGCLTDGQIYLSAAGEEMLSINTRDLTGIRMLQEEGVEVILISSSDNPVPDVFAEKLKQKTGCEVRHLKEEKQVELERLLKEKELVWKEVAYIGNDVPDVDCLNLAGLSAVPLDVPMVVLNAAKYPCQRAAGHGALREFIEHILLMKKGAMFQKAKDQ
- the cmasa gene encoding N-acylneuraminate cytidylyltransferase A isoform X2, whose protein sequence is MATSRKHTVPTEDCKSNSNKRLRLEDKRHIAAVILARGGSKGIPLKNIKLLAGVPLIGWVIRAAIDSEMFDSIWVSTDHDEIERVAKNWGAQIHRRSPEVSKDTSTSLETLQEFSRLNPDVDIICNIQATSPCLHPHHLKQAVEMMTKQGYESVFSVVRRHHFRWQEEKKGAKSTRALNLDPSKRPRRQDWDGELCENGSFYFATKELVNQGLLQGGKTTYFEMLPEYSVDIDVDIDWPVAEQRVLRFGYFGKDNPELVRLLLCNLSGCLTDGQIYLSAAGEEMLSINTRDLTGIRMLQEEGVEVILISSSDNPVPDVFAEKLKQKTGCEVRHLKEEKQVELERLLKEKELVWKEVAYIGNDVPDVDCLNLAGLSAVPLDVPMVVLNAAKYPCQRAAGHGALREFIEHILLMKKGAMFQKAKDQ